From the genome of Marasmius oreades isolate 03SP1 chromosome 1, whole genome shotgun sequence:
ATGGATTGTACGTCGAATTATCTGAATTCCCGTACCCCAAATGGCCAACCGCGAACATGAGAATCCCAATTAAGAAACGTATTCCGGGCCAAAGTCCTCGAAGGGAACCGCGCACGCGTAGGTAACATGCTGAGATAGTCCTATACCAGCCTAATTACATGAAGCGTCGCAGGCTACAGTGATAAATGAAAGGTAGACATAACTGATACGCACCAATTCCACCACTATAACATTCAACTGTCCCTCCTAGGCATGACGTCCAAACTAGATAGATCAACATCGCGAAAATCTCTATTCTTAACACGTCGTGTCTCCATCTCTTTCTTGACAAGATAAAGATTAAGAAGGTTAATCATATCTCTGGCAAGTACGAACGTGCCGAATCCGAGCGTGTTTCTCCACCTGAAATTGAAAAGTCAGAAGTCATCAGAATAAAAACGACACAGAGATTGACCAAATCGGCTCAAAATCAGTCCACGCCTGTCCTCCTCCCCATAGCGTTCTCAAAACTAGGCTCCACTTCATTCCCCCTGTCCCCGGCGCTGGCGAGACGGAAGAAACAAGCCCTGGGGTCCGCACAGCCAAAAGCTTTCTCAACGGCTCGGAATGTTTCGAAAACCGAAGTAGAAGATTTCCCATATGTTTTGCAATGAGCGGTATGAGCAGTGCTCCGCCTATCGTACGACCAATTGGCGAAGCATTGATAGTGATAGAAGCTCCTCCTGCTACTACGTTGGCTGGATTCTGATTGCCTGCCTCCGCAGGTTCTGCTGGTTCTGCGCCTTCCGGACGTGGCGCTTCACCTTCCGGACGTTCTTCAGCTTCTGGACGGTTTTCATGTTCTTCGCCTCCATTTCGGACCCGAAAGGTAAGGAATCGATCCTCTTCAGGCGTGGCATTCATCACTTCTGTCCTTGGCATCCCCAAAGCCCAACGCGTGACTCGATCCAGACATTTTCCATACAGGTATCGTGTCAATGGTAGTACCACGAGTCCAACCGTGAATGGAGATGGGGGCcaagagaggaaggtgtcAGTCACAGTATTAGTATTGCTCTGAACAGGGCGTATCTGGAAGTTGGACCATTCGAGGAGGGCAGTGATTATTGGGAAGAGATTGAATGTGGGCTTGAACCTGTACAATACCAATCCAATGGGAATGAGAGGGAGATTTATGACTGCGGTCCATGACCGTTTACTTGAGTTTGAAGGGAAAAGAGCATCGGATACTCTAAAATTTGAAAATAAGTCCCCCAAAAAAGATgggaaaagagaaggaaagaaaaaaccAACTCGTTTCCGAAAAACTCTCTTATAGCCCACGATCCATACTTGGCCAAAGCAGAATGCGTTCCTGTTCCATTTTCGCATCAGTCCAATTGTGAAAGTTTTTAATCCCACATAGGGGAGGTACTACATACCTAACGCAACTCCAGTCGCTAACCCAACCGGAACGAGTACAATCATCCATTTGCCCACTACTCCCAAGGACACATTCCATTTGGTAAACGCTTCATGGAGGATTTTCATTCCAAACGGCAAATCGCTTTCGACCTGATATTTGGCCCCACATTGCGGGCATTTTTGAGCTCTGTCAGCAGTTGTAGCCGAGGGATTTGCTTCTGCTGTTTTTATCCATTCGAGAAGACAGTCTTCATGGGCGAGTAATGTGCAATTGCATGGATGTGTCCATGTACGGGGCGGGTCTGCTGGCTTGTCGTAGAGTTCTTCTTCGCGACATATGAAACAGAGCTTGACCCGCAGGTCATCAATTGTGGGAACGTGGTCGCTCATCGTGCGCCAGGGTGATGGTTGTGGTCGCCTTTGAACGTAGTCGTGTTCATTTTATCCTCGAGTTGTCATTATCAGTGTCACCTTCTATTAAACGATTTGCTAAGGTGGCGGTTTGCCAACGTCAATGTCAAATACACTGGAATTACTTCAATTTCGAACGAACATTCGGATTAGATTCAGACTACACGATGAAACATACTGGTAATCAGACGCAAAAGTAAGGACGAAATAGACAGGAAAGAAAAGGTTCCGAGCAAAAGCACAAAATACGTTCACAGGATTCCATGCATGACATCACAACTTCCATTCAATCAGTTGTCCTGGACATGGTTCAAGAGACGCAAGATGTTGAGgactggaagaggaagagaaggggtGTCAGTCAGTGCAGGAGCGAATGGAAAGAGATACGTACAGAGATTGATGAAGCTAAAAGATAGTTAAGAGTAAACGTCAATTCATTATGCGATTTAAACAGGACGACCGAATAGCTTACTCAAGGTAAAGGCTGATAGATCCCATGATGAACTCATCCGGTGAGAGGCGACTGTTGATAAGATGGGTGTCGTAGATAATATAACCGCTGAATATCAAACATCCGCCAATCGCGAAGATGAGATCCATAGTCGAGTTCATCGGGAAGAACATGGAAACTAGCCCTCCCATTACTAAAGTGAGCATATTAATACGAGAACCTGCGACAGCGAGAACATACAAGCTACGTACCAAGTGTGATCAAACCAGCAAACAACCATGGACCTAGACCGTCAAAGTCGTACTTGGATTGGAAGGTGAAAACAGTGAGTCCGAGGAAGACACCGGTCGTGATGATCCTGTAGGTTAGTGGTTAGCCTGAAATCATATCTTCAAAAGGCTTGCCATCGACTCACAGAGCCTCGAGAACGATGAGATTATCGTAAAATGCGACGACAACACCAAGCGTGAACGAttcgaggagagtgaaggttGACAACAGGACAAAGTTCATGGGATGACTGTGACGCTGCCAGTACAATAAACCGAGATTGATTAAAGTACCGAAGAGCGGGACATAGAATGACCAAGTACTTCAAAAAGACGTCAGTCCAATCGATAATGTCGGAGAAACGGAGTCGATGCGTACTGTGTCTGGACCCAAGAAATGACATCAGGACTATTCGAGACGATTCCTCCGACAATGCAAGTAGCGGCCTTGATAAATCGATTAGATAAGACTTCCAATATTTGAAGTAATCCAACGAACTATTTGGAAAACTGAAAAGGTATGAGTAACGATACAAGGGCCGCTTCTAGTCAAAGCGCTACTCACGCAAAATGGTATAGACTTTTCGGATAAAAGCATGCCTGATCTCAGCTGAGCTTTCAGATACAGTTACTCCATACTGTGAACATTAAGCCTATGCGAATCATAGGAAAGCATGTCGCAAACTAACCTTGAAGTCGTCTGGGAGGTCACCGGCCTCGGGCTGGTCATAGAAAGCGCCCCCGGCGGTGCGACTGGAATTTCCGAGTAAAGGGTCCCGAGAGTCATCTCTGAATAGTTGGCGTCCACTCTTTGCGGGTGAAGGTTGAGTAGTCTGGTAGGACGGAGGAGGAACTGGATATTGGCTCATGGTGGTTCGAGAGAGACAGACGACAGCGATTGCTGTATAGGTAATTACCTGCTATTACTAAGCGAATAAAGATCCGTGTTCCAACAACCGTGGATCTTGCAAGATTTGACTCATTGGACTATGTAGAGGCTTCGTAAGGGGGAAATGGCCATGTAACCCAGAACTTGTTTCACGGGTGGAACTTGGACAGAGAAGACTCAGTCGTGTAATGGATTGTGATAGGCCACATACAAACATTATGGCAATATAGAAACCGAAAGGAAGAGCCAAGGAAAGGCTGTAACATATACAACACGTTACACCCTGATGATAGGACTGTCAGGAAGCTGAAAGGCAGAAAGCGAGCTGCCACTGGCCAGTGTATGTGAAGCGAAAGGCAAGTGCGTGATGAACGGCATGATCTTAGCGATGATTGGCTTCAAAAGGCGCTCGCGAGTGAGCTGCGTTCATAATGGTAAGTAAATGAGATCGTCAACGTTATCGTCCTCCCCATCCAGATAGCTTGTCCCGAGCCACTGGACGACCCCGCAATTCCACACCCACAAGTGAGCTACTTGAAGTGGAGTACCTGACGCATGAGGGTGGTCATGGACGTAATTTTGCCGGGACAAGCCGAGAAAGCCGGAAAGGTCGGCAAATGCACAAAATGCGGCGCATTCTGGACACAATGATCGCGACACACAATCGGCGACGTCCCTGAGGCCAGACGCCTCTTGGATGAATGTCGTTGTTTCCGTATACAAATTTCACTGCCATCCGGCTCTGACTAGCTCATGTTGACTAGGTACGTGGTTTTCCATACATCCAGATTCAGTGCCTAGCCCCATTGACGCCGACGCACCCAATAGGACTTTGAAAAAGGGGATGAAGGGGATAGAAAATGTACGCCCAAGCAACATTCGACTCGAGTTTTCCCGTATATACGTACTGAAAGGAATTAGAAAATCTTTGAGGACATCATCGTCGAAGAATCGGGTATGCCGATTGCCCAAATAGAGGTCCCTCGGCGGCCAGTAATGTCAGGGTGCTTGGTGAACCGTACAGTTGAGCGCCGCAGACATTAGCCCTGGTCTAGGCAAAGCTGAGAAATGATAAAAAGGGAGAGCATCTGGAGGGAAACAATTGTTCCTGACGTCGTTGACTCATTCCATAGATACGACAACAAATTTAGTGCGTCCTATTCCATATGGTGTTGAACAGATCCTACTAGTCCTCAAAAAGCCACTCACCACAATAAGTACATGTCATGTCTTGAGCAGCGTCCTCTACATTACATGCGGGCGTCACTTTCAAGGGCTAACCGTTTCGCAATGTTCCGTAAACATAATTAAACCTCTCGAGGGTAGGGATTGTGCTTTGAAGCGCCACGATGAGAATCATGGATTAGATCAGGAAATGACCATCTGAGTTGTACAAACAGGATACTCAGGTGGTTTAGACGTTAGGTAACTCTGGAGGATCATCTCCGGAGTATAGTTCAGATATGATGTAAGTTCGAGTGGAACCACCAATCTGCGAAGGCATCGAACTTGATTGCGTGAAGGGGAGTGGGAAACTTCTTGGCGACCTTCTCTATCCATCCAGCGCCCAGATAAACAAATTTTGAGTAAGGTGTGTTGAAGCTGGGTACCCTGAGAGACCGTCACTAGAATTTCCTTCCAAAGCAGTCGCCATGCAGCAGTGCCCAGAGAGGTAACCAGCCCGGGAGAAGCACAAGCAGAGCAGTGAATATCTCGATTCAGAGAGCATGGGCGTCGAGGCCATTGTCTTGTACTCTAGTAGGAACGCGCTCAAGCCAAAATCGTTTAATGATCCTTCTTGAACTGACTCTATCACGGCCAGTGAACAGGACCGACAGGCTTTGACGCCAAAGGCCACCTACGATTTGACCGAGCCAATCATGGACCTGATCAATTTACCCGTTCCACTTACAATCCGACAGAGTGGCATTCACCTGGCTGACTGGCGATGGGAGCGGGGATACTAGATAGAAAcctcttgaagcttgaatattgaattgcCTGGATGTTGTAGATTTGTTGAGGACCCTATCTTGACTTTGAACTAGAACATCTGCATATCATggaataaggaaaagaagccGAGCGTCTACAATGAGCTGTAACGGAGTTAGGGAAAACCTGATTGAACCGAGGCATCTGTTTCATCAAGATCTGTTGCGGGCAGCTTGTGTTTGGACAGCCCCGGGCAGCCGCTGCATGCTGGCTCGCACCCAGGATCAGAGTAACCTTTGATTTTGAATGAGTTGAGGTACTTAGCAACCGTCGAGTCCCGCGGCGTCATTAATCTCGGACGCCGGGAACATTTTGCCTTCTGTCGAGTGTCAATGAAAAATTAGTGCTCTCGACACTGATTCTCGATATTACTATACAAGTGTATTAGAATTATTAGTATGCACGGTACAAGGTGAAGCAAAAATGTGAAGCAGCAAGTCTGCGCAACAAGAAAATGTGTCCATACGAACCAAGAACATCTTACCGCCCATGGCGATTATATATCAGATCTTCGTCATCCGAATCATCTTCGTAACCTCTATCACGCAACATGTCTTCCCATGGCGACCGGACCTTTTTTGGGGGAGAAGAAAGTTGCATAGGATGACGCGTTGACTTAATCACAAAGtcgtgaagaagaggattcACACTAAAACATCAAAATATCGTCAATATCCGGTTAGGATGGAGCTGAGAGTCGACAGTCACCTGTCTCCAAAATCGGAATTTATGATATGCGGCGCGTGTGGTATGATAGAGAGCTCCCAAGAAACACCGGCTTTATCAAGTAACTTTCCGAACTCGTTGACGTATTCAACTTCATGGACGATGTCGCCCCCACCGTGAATCAACATTACTGGTACTCGTATTTTCGCGAACTCGGCGACTGTCCGAAGCTTCGAATATGCGAAGAAGCGGACGGTAGTTTCATTGAACTGATCTACGCCTTCCGGAAATGGTCCCCATATTTCGCGGCCCCTTTCTAGTATGAGATCGATGGTGCTAAATCGCGACATATTAGAAGGAGAACCATTGATGAGCATTTCATGAACGCACGCATCGACCAATGGAGACGACCTAGCACCATAACCAAATTCCCGATCGCTCCATCCAAACTGCTTCACGCCATTGAGGGAGTCTCGCAACATAAGAGCGTCGCCGTGTACCATTCCCTCCTTCCATAAATCATGTATCTGATCAAATCCTTCGCTAAAAGAATCAGCCTGAAGCCATCTCGAATGTTAGAGCTAGCCGACAAAAAGGACTGAAGTGTTAGAAGGCACCTCTGGAAGTCCCAGCGGGGACAGTTGGAATATTGACAAGCACCTCTCCGGAAATGAAATGGCAAGCTCGAAGGCTATCATGGTGCCCATAGAGAGGGCCACGATGTGGCTTGGTGGTATACGTGCGGCATCCTGAGGTCACCCGTGTCGGTAGAATGTCCGCCCAAGACAGTCATGATTCAAAACGCACCATAAACCTAGTAACATCCTCCGCAGCTTCTACCGTAGAGTACGGGGACTTCACAGGCGCGCCGGTTGTGTAGCCGTGGCACCGAAGATCCAGAGCCACCAGATTGAATCGACGGAGTCTTGTGTCCCTGAATTGAGCTA
Proteins encoded in this window:
- a CDS encoding uncharacterized protein (MEROPS:MER0044581), with product MPTVSVETRSGRVEFNYYISTPEETSAKTIKPHLPTVLFIHPGYISSISFHSQFRDTRLRRFNLVALDLRCHGYTTGAPVKSPYSTVEAAEDVTRFMDAARIPPSHIVALSMGTMIAFELAISFPERCLSIFQLSPLGLPEADSFSEGFDQIHDLWKEGMVHGDALMLRDSLNGVKQFGWSDREFGYGARSSPLVDATIDLILERGREIWGPFPEGVDQFNETTVRFFAYSKLRTVAEFAKIRVPVMLIHGGGDIVHEVEYVNEFGKLLDKAGVSWELSIIPHAPHIINSDFGDSVNPLLHDFVIKSTRHPMQLSSPPKKVRSPWEDMLRDRGYEDDSDDEDLIYNRHGR